The following are encoded in a window of Streptomyces sp. Go-475 genomic DNA:
- a CDS encoding DUF5998 family protein, giving the protein MAKTSTTTQGLRAAIERSGYYPALVAEAVEAAVGGEPIRSYLVHQETTFDQNEVRRHVTVLVLTDNRFIVSHTDEQAADSTSPTPYATTSTESVKIGRISSIVVSRVVANPESYKPGTLPREVVLTIGWGAVSRIDLEPAACGDPNCEADHGYTGNSTADDLSLRVSEAGDGPETVRQALAFAQALSEATADTAR; this is encoded by the coding sequence ATGGCCAAGACCAGTACGACGACCCAGGGGCTGCGGGCGGCGATCGAGCGCAGCGGCTACTACCCGGCCCTCGTGGCCGAGGCGGTGGAGGCCGCCGTGGGCGGCGAGCCCATCCGGTCGTACCTGGTCCACCAGGAGACGACGTTCGACCAGAACGAGGTGCGCCGGCACGTGACGGTGCTCGTCCTCACGGACAACCGCTTCATCGTCAGCCACACCGACGAACAGGCCGCCGACAGCACCTCCCCGACGCCGTACGCCACGACCTCGACGGAGTCCGTGAAGATCGGCCGCATCTCCTCGATCGTGGTCAGCCGCGTGGTCGCCAACCCGGAGTCGTACAAGCCGGGCACCCTGCCCCGCGAGGTCGTGCTCACCATCGGCTGGGGCGCGGTCTCGCGCATCGACCTGGAGCCGGCCGCCTGCGGCGATCCCAACTGCGAGGCGGACCACGGCTACACCGGCAACTCGACGGCGGACGACCTCAGCCTGCGCGTCAGCGAGGCCGGGGACGGACCGGAGACCGTGCGCCAGGCGCTCGCCTTCGCGCAGGCCCTCTCCGAGGCGACCGCGGACACCGCCCGCTGA
- a CDS encoding nucleotide pyrophosphatase/phosphodiesterase family protein: MAQPNTAWDHHPEPLTIASAPAPEYGSGSLADLLPTLAAGLGVPGTSATMAELTPADRNCVFLIDGLGWEQLKAHPEDAPFMTSLLATSRGGTGRPLTAGYPATTATSLASVGTGLPPGAHGLPGYTVRNPDTGELMNQLRWQPWTPPGPWQPYPTVFQLAHEAGVHAAQVSSPTFENTPLTKVALSGGTFLGRLTGEDRMDLAAEQLAAGDRSLVYTYFAEVDGAGHRFGVDSDTWRGQLMYADRLAQRLAEQLPPRSALYITADHGMIDVPFDEEHRIDFDEDWELSAGVALLGGEGRARHVYAVPGAANDVLTCWREVLGEQFWVASRDEAIAAGWFGPRVDERVYSRIGDVVAAARDDVLLIASEREPKESAMVGNHGSMTPAEQLVPLLEVRS, translated from the coding sequence ATGGCACAGCCGAACACGGCCTGGGACCACCATCCCGAACCGCTCACCATCGCCTCGGCACCGGCCCCCGAGTACGGCAGCGGCTCGCTCGCCGACCTCCTGCCCACGCTGGCCGCCGGCCTGGGCGTGCCGGGCACGAGCGCCACGATGGCCGAGCTGACCCCCGCCGACCGGAACTGCGTGTTCCTGATCGACGGCCTCGGCTGGGAGCAGCTCAAGGCGCACCCCGAGGACGCCCCCTTCATGACGTCCCTGCTCGCCACCTCGCGCGGCGGCACCGGACGTCCGCTCACCGCCGGCTACCCGGCGACCACGGCGACCTCCCTCGCCTCCGTCGGCACCGGCCTGCCGCCCGGCGCGCACGGCCTGCCCGGCTACACGGTGCGCAATCCGGACACCGGCGAGCTGATGAACCAGCTGCGCTGGCAGCCGTGGACCCCGCCCGGCCCCTGGCAGCCGTACCCGACGGTCTTCCAGCTGGCCCACGAGGCGGGCGTGCACGCGGCGCAGGTGTCGTCGCCGACCTTCGAGAACACCCCGCTCACCAAGGTCGCCCTCAGCGGCGGAACGTTCCTCGGGCGGCTGACCGGCGAGGACCGCATGGACCTGGCGGCCGAGCAACTGGCCGCGGGCGACCGCTCCCTGGTCTACACGTACTTCGCCGAGGTCGACGGCGCCGGCCACCGCTTCGGCGTCGACTCCGACACCTGGCGCGGCCAGCTCATGTACGCCGACCGCCTGGCCCAGCGCCTCGCCGAGCAACTGCCGCCGCGCAGCGCCCTGTACATCACCGCCGACCACGGCATGATCGACGTGCCCTTCGACGAGGAGCACCGCATCGACTTCGACGAGGACTGGGAGCTGAGCGCCGGGGTCGCCCTGCTCGGCGGCGAGGGCCGCGCCCGCCACGTCTATGCCGTACCGGGCGCCGCGAACGACGTCCTGACCTGCTGGCGCGAGGTGCTCGGCGAGCAGTTCTGGGTCGCCTCGCGCGATGAGGCCATCGCGGCGGGCTGGTTCGGCCCGCGCGTCGACGAGCGGGTGTACAGCCGTATCGGCGACGTGGTCGCCGCCGCGCGGGACGACGTCCTGCTCATCGCCTCCGAGCGGGAGCCGAAGGAGTCGGCGATGGTCGGCAACCACGGTTCGATGACCCCTGCCGAGCAGTTGGTCCCGCTGCTCGAAGTACGCTCCTGA
- a CDS encoding thymidine kinase, which produces MSELVFFCGTMDCGKSTLALQIEHNRSARGLQGVIFSRDDRAGEGKLSSRLGLVTDAVEVEDGQDLYAYLVDRLSQGGRADYVIADEAQFLAPEQIDQLARVVDDLGLDVYAFGITTDFRSKLFPGSQRLVELADRVEVLQVEALCWCGARATHNARTVGGVMVVEGAQVVVGDVTHSADEVGYEVLCRRHHRRRMTAATARAAALSPDVLPVTSA; this is translated from the coding sequence ATGTCCGAGCTGGTGTTCTTCTGCGGAACGATGGACTGCGGGAAGTCGACGCTGGCTCTCCAGATCGAGCACAACCGCTCGGCGCGCGGCCTGCAGGGCGTGATCTTCTCGCGCGACGACCGCGCCGGCGAGGGCAAGCTGTCCTCGCGCCTCGGCCTGGTCACGGACGCGGTGGAGGTCGAGGACGGGCAAGACCTGTACGCCTACCTCGTCGACCGCCTCTCGCAGGGGGGCCGCGCGGACTACGTGATCGCCGACGAGGCGCAGTTCCTCGCGCCGGAGCAGATCGACCAACTCGCGCGCGTGGTGGACGACCTGGGCCTGGACGTCTACGCCTTCGGCATCACGACCGACTTCCGCTCCAAGCTGTTCCCCGGCTCCCAGCGGCTGGTGGAACTGGCCGACCGGGTCGAGGTGCTCCAGGTCGAGGCCCTGTGCTGGTGCGGCGCCCGGGCCACGCACAACGCCCGCACGGTAGGCGGCGTCATGGTCGTCGAAGGCGCCCAGGTGGTCGTCGGCGATGTCACGCACTCGGCCGACGAGGTCGGTTACGAGGTGCTGTGCCGCCGCCACCACCGCCGCCGGATGACCGCGGCCACGGCCCGGGCGGCGGCCCTGTCGCCGGACGTGCTGCCGGTGACGTCCGCCTGA
- a CDS encoding VOC family protein — MTDARGSTGPHGEAPARHAPGTPCWVSLMVHGLAATEEFYGALFGWEFRPGPQQLGPYVRALLDGREVAGIGQLPPDRHLPIAWTPYFASQNADLTAETARSCGGTIGVGPLDAADAGRLAIGSDPAGAVFGIWQAAAHFGTAVSGIPGTPAWNDLLTFETANVAKFYRAVFGYEEEPVVSADFDYVALHLGGRPVAGIHGLGQALPRDRGPHWVTYFQVADVDDALDQLVHLGGHVLKPAHDTAHGRVATVADPEGARFALLRPTG; from the coding sequence ATGACCGACGCACGGGGGTCCACCGGCCCGCACGGCGAAGCACCCGCTCGGCACGCGCCCGGTACGCCCTGCTGGGTGAGCCTGATGGTGCACGGCCTGGCCGCGACCGAGGAGTTCTACGGGGCGCTGTTCGGCTGGGAGTTCCGGCCCGGACCGCAGCAGCTCGGCCCGTATGTGCGCGCGCTGCTCGACGGGCGCGAGGTGGCCGGCATCGGTCAACTGCCGCCGGACCGGCATCTGCCCATCGCCTGGACACCGTACTTCGCCTCGCAGAACGCCGATCTGACGGCCGAGACCGCACGCAGCTGCGGCGGCACGATCGGCGTGGGACCGCTGGACGCCGCCGACGCCGGCCGGCTGGCGATCGGATCCGACCCGGCGGGCGCGGTCTTCGGCATCTGGCAGGCCGCCGCGCACTTCGGCACGGCCGTCTCCGGCATCCCCGGCACGCCCGCTTGGAACGACCTGCTCACCTTCGAGACGGCGAACGTCGCCAAGTTCTACCGGGCGGTGTTCGGCTACGAGGAAGAGCCGGTGGTCTCCGCCGACTTCGACTACGTGGCCCTGCACCTCGGCGGGCGGCCCGTCGCCGGAATCCACGGCCTGGGGCAGGCCCTCCCCCGCGACCGGGGCCCGCACTGGGTGACGTACTTCCAGGTCGCCGACGTCGACGACGCCCTGGACCAGCTCGTCCACCTGGGTGGACACGTCCTCAAGCCGGCCCACGACACGGCGCACGGCCGCGTGGCGACGGTGGCCGATCCGGAGGGGGCTCGGTTCGCGCTGCTGCGACCGACCGGCTGA
- a CDS encoding sulfurtransferase encodes MNAIISASDLASVLAGANPPVLLDVRWQLTAAKAAGEPPFDGRAAYEAGHLPGAVYVDLDRELASAPGEGGRHPLPDLARFGAAMRRAGVSSGTPVVVYDGGQGWAAARAWWLLRWTGHPDARVLDGGLPAWEGPLEKSVPTPEEGDFVPEPGAAGLLDADAAAGLARSGVLLDARAGERYRGEVEPIDPVAGHIPGAVSAPTTENVGADGCFLPAEELRERFKGLGVSEGARVGVYCGSGVSAAHEVLALAVAGIPADLYVGSWSEWSSDPDRPVAVGPDPQ; translated from the coding sequence ATGAACGCCATCATCTCCGCATCCGACCTCGCGAGCGTCCTGGCGGGCGCCAACCCGCCGGTCCTGCTCGATGTCCGCTGGCAGCTCACCGCGGCCAAGGCGGCCGGTGAACCGCCGTTCGACGGCCGGGCCGCGTACGAGGCAGGGCACCTTCCGGGTGCCGTCTACGTCGACCTGGACCGGGAGTTGGCCTCCGCGCCGGGCGAGGGCGGCCGGCATCCGCTGCCTGATCTCGCGCGATTCGGGGCGGCGATGCGCCGCGCGGGCGTGTCGTCCGGGACGCCGGTGGTCGTCTACGACGGCGGCCAGGGCTGGGCGGCGGCCCGAGCGTGGTGGCTGCTGCGCTGGACGGGCCATCCGGACGCGCGGGTCCTCGACGGCGGGCTGCCGGCCTGGGAGGGGCCGTTGGAGAAGTCCGTGCCGACGCCTGAGGAGGGTGACTTCGTGCCGGAGCCGGGAGCGGCGGGACTGCTCGACGCCGACGCCGCCGCGGGGCTGGCGCGGTCCGGGGTGCTGCTGGACGCGCGGGCGGGGGAGCGGTACCGGGGCGAGGTGGAGCCGATCGACCCGGTGGCCGGGCACATCCCGGGTGCGGTGTCGGCGCCGACCACGGAGAACGTGGGGGCGGACGGCTGCTTCCTCCCCGCCGAGGAGTTGCGGGAGCGCTTCAAGGGGCTCGGCGTGTCCGAGGGCGCACGGGTCGGCGTGTACTGCGGGTCGGGCGTCTCCGCGGCCCACGAGGTCCTGGCGCTCGCGGTCGCGGGCATTCCGGCGGACCTGTACGTCGGGTCGTGGTCGGAGTGGTCCTCGGACCCGGACCGGCCGGTCGCGGTGGGGCCGGATCCCCAGTAG
- the sepH gene encoding septation protein SepH, whose protein sequence is MPELRVVAVSNDGTRLVLKAADSTEYTLPIDERLRAAVRGDRPRLGQIEIEVESHLRPRDIQARIRAGATAEEVAQMAGIPVDRVRRFEGPVLAERAFMAERARKTPVRRPGENSGPPLGEAVQERLLLRGADKDTVQWDSWRRDDGTWEVLLVYRVAGEPHSASWTYDPPRRLVQAVDDEARSLIGESDDLAAPEPSFPFVPRIARLPRDRPLDRSADRERPSLPAAASEPVEESTGERDSLTSLLEAVPSFRGDLVVPERPAPEPEEETVVAEVEEEEPPAPAASAGSAYADVLMPRSVGSHRDRLIGATDRQAEADGVRPGRRAAVPSWDEIVFGTRRKKQE, encoded by the coding sequence ATGCCCGAACTGCGTGTCGTGGCCGTCTCGAATGACGGCACACGGCTGGTGCTGAAGGCTGCGGACAGCACGGAGTACACGCTTCCGATCGACGAACGGCTCCGCGCCGCCGTGCGCGGCGACCGTCCCCGCCTCGGCCAGATCGAGATCGAGGTGGAGAGCCACCTCCGCCCCCGCGACATCCAGGCGCGTATACGTGCCGGCGCGACCGCGGAAGAGGTCGCGCAGATGGCAGGCATCCCCGTCGACCGGGTCCGGCGCTTCGAGGGCCCCGTGCTCGCCGAGCGGGCGTTCATGGCCGAGCGGGCCCGCAAGACCCCGGTCCGCCGCCCCGGCGAGAACTCCGGTCCGCCGCTCGGCGAGGCCGTGCAGGAGCGGCTGCTGCTGCGCGGGGCCGACAAGGACACCGTCCAGTGGGACTCGTGGCGTCGTGACGACGGCACGTGGGAGGTCTTGCTGGTCTACCGCGTCGCGGGCGAGCCGCACTCGGCGAGCTGGACGTACGACCCGCCCCGGCGGCTCGTCCAGGCCGTCGACGACGAGGCCCGCTCGCTGATCGGCGAGTCCGACGACCTGGCCGCGCCCGAGCCCAGCTTCCCGTTCGTGCCGCGGATCGCCCGGCTCCCGCGCGACAGACCGCTGGACCGTTCCGCCGACCGCGAGCGGCCCAGTCTGCCCGCGGCGGCCTCCGAACCGGTCGAGGAGAGCACCGGCGAGCGGGACTCGCTGACCAGCCTGCTGGAGGCGGTGCCCAGCTTCCGCGGCGACCTGGTGGTTCCCGAGCGCCCGGCGCCGGAGCCCGAGGAGGAGACCGTCGTCGCCGAGGTCGAGGAGGAGGAGCCCCCGGCTCCCGCGGCCTCGGCGGGATCCGCCTACGCGGACGTCCTCATGCCGCGCTCCGTCGGCAGTCACCGCGACCGGCTCATCGGCGCCACCGACCGCCAGGCCGAGGCCGACGGCGTCCGCCCGGGCCGCAGAGCGGCCGTCCCCAGCTGGGACGAGATCGTCTTCGGGACGCGGCGCAAGAAGCAGGAGTAG
- a CDS encoding D-arabinono-1,4-lactone oxidase, with translation MSSTANGKNGTWRNWGGNVSARPAREVTPASVDELAAAVRRAAEDGLTVKAVGTGHSFTSIAATNGVLIRPQLLTGIRSIDRENMTVTVEAGTPLKRLNMALAREGLSLTNMGDIMEQTVSGATSTGTHGTGRESGSIAAQIKALELVTADGSVLTCSEKENPEVFAAARIGLGALGIVTAITFAVEPVFLLTAREEPMPFDRVLADFEELWAENEHFEFYWFPHTGNTNTKRNNRSAGPEKPVPQLQGWFEDEFLSNGVFQVANWVGRAVPATIPAIAQISSKALSARTYTDIPYKVFTSPRRVRFVEMEYAVPRAAVVPALRELKAMVDRSGLRVSFPVEVRTAPADDITLSTASGRDSAYIAVHMFQGTPYQRYFTAAERVFTAHEGRPHWGKIHTRDAEYFSRVYPRFGEFTALRDRLDPDRRFQNDYLRRVLGA, from the coding sequence TTGAGCAGCACAGCGAACGGAAAGAACGGCACGTGGCGTAACTGGGGCGGCAACGTCTCGGCGCGTCCCGCGCGGGAGGTGACCCCGGCCTCCGTCGACGAGCTGGCCGCCGCCGTGCGGCGGGCCGCCGAGGACGGCCTCACGGTGAAGGCCGTCGGCACGGGGCACTCCTTCACGTCCATAGCCGCGACCAACGGGGTGTTGATCCGCCCTCAACTGTTGACCGGCATACGCAGCATTGACCGCGAGAACATGACGGTCACCGTGGAGGCCGGTACCCCGCTCAAGCGACTCAACATGGCCCTCGCGCGTGAGGGGCTGTCGCTGACCAACATGGGCGACATCATGGAGCAGACCGTCTCCGGGGCCACCAGCACCGGCACCCACGGCACCGGCCGCGAGTCCGGCTCGATCGCCGCCCAGATCAAGGCGCTGGAGCTGGTCACCGCCGACGGCTCGGTCCTCACCTGCTCCGAGAAGGAGAACCCGGAGGTCTTCGCGGCCGCCCGGATCGGCCTCGGCGCGCTGGGCATCGTCACGGCGATCACGTTCGCCGTCGAGCCGGTGTTCCTGCTCACGGCCCGCGAGGAGCCGATGCCGTTCGACCGGGTCCTCGCCGACTTCGAGGAACTGTGGGCCGAGAACGAGCACTTCGAGTTCTACTGGTTCCCGCACACCGGGAACACCAACACCAAGCGCAACAACCGCAGCGCCGGCCCGGAGAAGCCGGTGCCGCAGCTCCAGGGCTGGTTCGAGGACGAGTTCCTCTCCAACGGCGTCTTCCAGGTGGCCAACTGGGTCGGCCGCGCGGTGCCCGCCACGATCCCCGCTATCGCGCAGATCTCCAGCAAGGCCCTGTCCGCGCGGACCTACACCGACATCCCTTACAAGGTCTTCACCTCTCCGCGCCGGGTGCGCTTCGTGGAGATGGAGTACGCCGTTCCGCGTGCGGCCGTCGTCCCGGCGCTGCGCGAGCTGAAGGCCATGGTCGACCGCTCCGGGCTGAGGGTCAGCTTCCCCGTGGAGGTGCGCACCGCCCCGGCCGACGACATCACGCTGTCCACCGCCTCCGGCCGCGACAGCGCGTACATCGCCGTCCACATGTTCCAGGGCACGCCCTACCAGCGGTACTTCACCGCCGCCGAGCGCGTCTTCACCGCCCACGAGGGCCGTCCGCACTGGGGCAAGATCCACACCCGGGACGCCGAGTACTTCTCCCGGGTGTATCCGCGCTTCGGCGAGTTCACGGCACTGCGGGACCGCCTCGACCCTGATCGGCGGTTCCAGAACGACTACTTGCGGAGGGTTCTGGGGGCGTAG
- a CDS encoding MFS transporter translates to MPSPYRALFAAPGSKGFSAAGFLGRIPVSMMGIGVVTMVSQLTGRYGLAGALSATIALAAAVAGPQVSRLVDQYGQRRVLRPATLVSLAAAALLLFAAHYRWPDWVLFVACVGVGCVPSVGAMIRARWAALYRGTPQLHTAYSFESVVDEVCFIFGPIISIGLSTAWFPEAGPLFAACFLAVGVFWLTAQRATEPEPHPRERKGGGSALRAPGLQVLVATFVATGAIFGAVDVVTVAFAEEEGHKAAASVVLALYAAGSCVAGMVFGLMHFAGAPERRWLLGVCAMAVSMIPLLLVGNLPFLAVALFVAGLSIAPTMITTMSLIEEHVPRAQLTEGMTWVSTGLAVGVALGSSAAGWVIDAAGARAGYGVPAVSGAVAVAVGFLGYRRLKRPAPGRGGSVEQHSERKERHVA, encoded by the coding sequence TTGCCCAGCCCCTACCGCGCCCTGTTCGCAGCCCCCGGCTCCAAGGGGTTCTCCGCCGCGGGCTTCCTCGGTCGCATCCCGGTGTCGATGATGGGCATCGGCGTGGTCACGATGGTCTCCCAGCTCACCGGGCGGTACGGGCTGGCCGGCGCCCTGTCGGCGACCATCGCGCTGGCCGCCGCGGTGGCGGGGCCGCAGGTCTCGCGGCTGGTGGACCAGTACGGGCAGCGGCGGGTGCTGCGCCCGGCGACGCTGGTGTCACTCGCAGCGGCGGCGCTGCTGCTGTTCGCCGCGCACTACCGGTGGCCGGACTGGGTGCTGTTCGTGGCCTGTGTCGGCGTCGGCTGCGTGCCGAGCGTCGGGGCGATGATCCGGGCCCGCTGGGCGGCCCTGTACCGGGGCACTCCGCAGCTGCACACCGCGTACTCCTTCGAGTCCGTGGTGGACGAGGTGTGCTTCATCTTCGGGCCGATCATCTCCATCGGCCTGTCCACGGCCTGGTTCCCGGAGGCGGGGCCGCTGTTCGCCGCCTGCTTCCTCGCGGTCGGGGTGTTCTGGCTGACCGCGCAGCGCGCCACCGAGCCCGAGCCGCACCCGCGCGAGCGCAAGGGCGGCGGCAGCGCGCTGCGGGCGCCGGGGCTGCAGGTCCTGGTGGCCACCTTCGTCGCCACCGGGGCGATCTTCGGGGCGGTCGACGTGGTCACGGTGGCCTTCGCCGAGGAGGAGGGGCACAAGGCCGCCGCGAGCGTGGTCCTCGCGCTGTACGCGGCGGGGTCCTGCGTGGCGGGCATGGTTTTCGGGCTCATGCACTTCGCCGGGGCGCCGGAACGTCGGTGGTTGCTGGGCGTGTGCGCCATGGCCGTGAGTATGATCCCACTCCTACTGGTCGGAAACTTGCCGTTCCTGGCCGTGGCGCTGTTCGTTGCGGGTCTGTCCATCGCTCCCACGATGATCACGACCATGTCCCTCATCGAAGAGCACGTACCACGCGCGCAGCTCACCGAAGGCATGACCTGGGTGAGCACCGGGCTCGCGGTGGGGGTCGCGCTCGGCTCCTCCGCGGCCGGCTGGGTGATCGACGCGGCCGGCGCGCGTGCCGGGTACGGGGTTCCGGCGGTGTCCGGGGCCGTCGCGGTCGCGGTGGGTTTCCTCGGGTACCGCCGGCTCAAGCGACCGGCACCGGGTCGGGGAGGCTCCGTTGAGCAGCACAGCGAACGGAAAGAACGGCACGTGGCGTAA
- a CDS encoding ferrochelatase, whose protein sequence is MPDARDASPYDALLLLSFGGPEGPDDVVPFLENVTRGRGIPKERLKEVGQHYFLFGGVSPINDQNRALLDALRKDFADHGLDLPVYWGNRNWAPYLTDTLREMVRDGRRRVLVLATSAYASYSGCRQYRENLADALAALEAEGLELPKIDKLRHYFNHPGFLEPMVDGVIRSLEELPEDVRDGAHIAFSTHSIPTAAADTSGPVEDHGDGGAYVKQHLDVAKLIAEAVRERTGVDHPWQLVYQSRSGAPHIPWLEPDICDHLQERHAAGVPAVVIAPIGFVSDHMEVLYDLDTEAKAKAEELGLPMRRSATVGADPRFAAAVRELVVERAAVERGQDVTPCALGALGASHQLCPVGCCPARAPRPAAAGADSPYE, encoded by the coding sequence ATGCCAGACGCGCGCGATGCCAGCCCCTACGACGCCCTGCTCCTGCTCTCCTTCGGCGGCCCGGAAGGCCCGGACGACGTGGTCCCGTTCCTGGAGAACGTGACGCGCGGGCGCGGCATCCCCAAGGAACGCCTCAAGGAAGTCGGGCAGCACTACTTCCTGTTCGGCGGGGTCAGTCCCATCAACGACCAGAACCGCGCCCTGCTGGACGCCCTGCGCAAGGACTTCGCCGACCACGGCCTGGACCTGCCGGTCTACTGGGGCAACCGCAACTGGGCGCCGTACCTGACCGACACCCTGCGCGAGATGGTCCGCGACGGCCGCCGCCGCGTCCTGGTCCTCGCCACCAGCGCCTACGCCTCGTACTCGGGCTGCCGCCAGTACCGCGAGAACCTCGCCGACGCGCTCGCGGCCCTGGAGGCCGAGGGCCTGGAGCTGCCGAAGATCGACAAGCTGCGGCACTACTTCAACCACCCCGGCTTCCTGGAGCCCATGGTCGACGGGGTGATCCGGTCCCTCGAGGAGCTTCCCGAGGACGTCCGGGACGGCGCCCACATCGCCTTCTCGACGCATTCGATCCCGACGGCCGCCGCCGACACCTCCGGGCCCGTCGAGGACCACGGCGACGGCGGCGCGTACGTGAAGCAGCACCTGGACGTGGCGAAGCTGATCGCCGAGGCCGTCCGCGAGCGCACCGGCGTCGACCACCCCTGGCAGCTCGTCTACCAGTCGCGCTCCGGCGCCCCGCACATCCCGTGGCTGGAGCCCGACATCTGCGACCACCTTCAGGAGCGGCACGCGGCCGGTGTCCCGGCCGTGGTGATCGCCCCCATCGGCTTCGTCTCCGACCACATGGAGGTCCTCTACGACCTCGACACGGAGGCCAAGGCCAAGGCCGAGGAGCTGGGGCTGCCGATGCGCCGTTCGGCCACCGTCGGGGCCGACCCGAGGTTCGCCGCCGCGGTCCGCGAACTCGTCGTGGAGCGCGCCGCCGTCGAGCGCGGCCAGGACGTCACCCCGTGCGCCCTCGGCGCCCTCGGGGCGAGCCACCAGCTCTGCCCCGTCGGCTGCTGCCCGGCCCGCGCCCCCCGGCCCGCCGCCGCGGGCGCCGACAGCCCCTACGAGTGA
- a CDS encoding inositol monophosphatase family protein, which translates to MTDPLHTDLLDLAQEAARRAGALLRDGRPADLAVAATKSSPIDVVTEMDIAAEKLITGLIAERRPDDGILGEEGAATEGTSGVRWVIDPLDGTVNYLYGLPTWAVSVAAEQDGETVVGVVTAPMRGETFHAVRGGGAWATGAWDGERRLACRPAPPLDQALVSTGFNYVTGVRTHQAEVAQRLIPLLRDIRRGGSAAVDLCDVAAGRLDGYYERGLHPWDLAAGDLIAREAGALTGGRPGERPSGDLAVAASPGVFEPLQRLLEDFGAWHD; encoded by the coding sequence GTGACCGACCCCCTGCACACGGACCTGCTCGACCTCGCCCAGGAGGCCGCCCGCCGCGCCGGCGCGCTGCTGCGGGACGGCCGCCCGGCCGACCTCGCGGTCGCCGCGACCAAGTCCAGCCCGATCGACGTCGTCACGGAGATGGACATCGCGGCGGAGAAGCTCATCACGGGCCTGATCGCCGAGCGCCGCCCGGACGACGGCATCCTCGGCGAGGAGGGCGCCGCCACCGAGGGCACGAGCGGCGTCCGCTGGGTGATCGACCCGCTCGACGGCACGGTCAACTACCTGTACGGGCTGCCCACCTGGGCCGTCTCCGTCGCCGCCGAGCAGGACGGCGAGACCGTCGTCGGAGTCGTCACGGCACCGATGCGCGGCGAGACGTTCCACGCGGTGCGCGGCGGCGGTGCCTGGGCCACCGGAGCCTGGGACGGCGAGCGCCGGCTGGCCTGCCGCCCCGCGCCGCCCCTGGACCAGGCGCTGGTCTCGACGGGCTTCAACTACGTCACCGGCGTCCGCACCCACCAGGCCGAAGTCGCCCAGCGGCTGATCCCGCTGCTGCGTGACATCCGGCGCGGCGGCTCGGCCGCGGTCGACCTGTGCGACGTGGCCGCGGGACGCCTCGACGGCTACTACGAGCGCGGCCTGCACCCCTGGGACCTCGCCGCCGGAGACCTGATCGCCCGGGAGGCGGGCGCGCTGACCGGTGGACGCCCCGGAGAGCGCCCCTCGGGCGACCTCGCGGTAGCGGCCTCCCCGGGCGTCTTCGAGCCCCTCCAGCGCCTCCTGGAGGACTTCGGCGCCTGGCACGACTGA
- a CDS encoding response regulator transcription factor produces MRVLVVEDEQLLADAVATGLRREAMAVDVVYDGAAALERIGVNDYDVVVLDRDLPLVHGDDVCRKIVELGMPTRVLMLTASGDVSDRVEGLEIGADDYLPKPFAFSELIARVRALGRRTSVPLPPVLERAGIKLDPNRREVFRDGKEVQLAPKEFAVLEVLMRSEGAVVSAEQLLEKAWDENTDPFTNVVRVTVMTLRRKLGEPPVIVTVPGSGYRI; encoded by the coding sequence GTGCGCGTACTCGTCGTCGAGGACGAGCAACTGCTCGCCGATGCGGTGGCCACCGGACTGCGCCGGGAGGCCATGGCCGTCGACGTCGTGTACGACGGTGCGGCCGCCCTGGAGCGCATCGGCGTCAACGACTACGACGTGGTCGTCCTCGACCGCGACCTCCCGCTCGTGCACGGCGACGACGTCTGCCGCAAGATCGTCGAACTCGGCATGCCCACGCGCGTGCTGATGCTCACGGCCTCCGGTGACGTCAGCGACCGGGTGGAGGGCCTGGAGATCGGCGCCGACGACTACCTGCCCAAGCCCTTCGCGTTCAGCGAGCTCATCGCCCGCGTGCGCGCCCTCGGCCGGCGGACCAGCGTGCCCCTGCCGCCCGTCCTGGAGCGTGCCGGGATCAAGCTGGACCCCAACCGCCGCGAGGTGTTCCGCGACGGCAAGGAGGTCCAGCTCGCGCCCAAGGAGTTCGCGGTCCTCGAGGTGCTGATGCGCAGCGAGGGCGCCGTCGTCTCCGCGGAGCAGCTGCTGGAGAAGGCCTGGGACGAGAACACCGACCCGTTCACGAACGTCGTGCGCGTCACGGTCATGACCCTGCGCCGCAAGCTGGGCGAGCCGCCCGTCATCGTCACGGTGCCCGGCTCCGGCTACCGGATCTGA